A window of Parambassis ranga chromosome 10, fParRan2.1, whole genome shotgun sequence contains these coding sequences:
- the ints5 gene encoding integrator complex subunit 5 yields MLNDQAMSVVFDGSPLKAMQSSHSHTPQTALSAQELSQEIKSFISGVDAIQGRKLSVREHARCAVRLLRSVPACRGAVLEHLRSVYDEHVSAFLHNLETEGNANSAVSSNLEDIIQEVHGVLSEFIRLNPRAWAPLVSTWAVDLLGQLSSKHAGRRVAPHSSSLNELLQLWMSCAATRSLMEAYSQCLAAMLAWCPDACVDALLDTSVQHSPHFDWVVAHIGSAFPGTIISRVLACGLKDFCSHGAKDQGLLVMGLDKGSRVPKIGSVVGILGHLAAHHSDSIRKELLRMFQESLSPSSPLSPTSSSTSWESSPQLRRAAVPFLLQLAAMSPNLFGAVSAELVELLRPPVLLQLQALLQGLPREELDNMLGLAVHLISQSPSGGPRVLRFLADTATPASVIISGPMPSPHEGVREGCDRLLQMLLLHLHKLVFNRSDGVEVNPHHSHSSQLQRVIPFLEELQSHVGQLCAETLRLERKRHLWLHQLLCLLSVYGGPSIATEALCQLLTQARNPEELALAWQLHTTLSSCMAGLIPAAVARCVAQVHTHTLGPRQLRQLLLNLAAAIQSQDEERRGAAGAQSSMAIQVGSAVSGHLHDFGPLLLHGDPAVPQAAVRLLSCSPLPRTSSPAHLLLLSRAAVTYFFLALRRRGEGRKVGRDGGQAGEAVNCSVQLLSRFAAYSSLTLKAVLQQLVEGALHKGNADLFGGQIADMSGAPLPSPSVSADLGASLLDINCRFGTTVNFSGSVWSVFHAGVIGKGLKVRGATQLPDPSGVIQNVQTLLAVIVQCCSSSGLNGSPSPLDLDEPLPINAEAAKVVAVTLVENVCPDVANGELSWPPEEHARTTVERDIHIRRCFEAHPVLFPLLQVVAAGRPALCYCSAVLRGLLATLLSHWEASREASSTGSPWHLQASCLLVSCMGEGQLLPPVLANVHETFPHLTPFEVRLLLLAVWEYVRGNGPMPQKFVFSSEKGLFCRDFSRDGDVARYVAPIHSVLHKNIDRLGHLCWRFQL; encoded by the exons ATGTTAAACGACCAAGCGATGTCTGTGGTTTTCGACGGGAGTCCGCTTAAAGCGATGCAGagctcacacagtcacacaccgCAGACTGCCCTGAG CGCTCAGGAGCTGTCTCAGGAGATCAAGTCCTTCATTAGTGGTGTTGATGCCATTCAGGGTCGGAAGCTCAGCGTCCGGGAGCACGCCCGCTGTGCTGTGCGGCTGCTGCGCTCAGTCCCAGCCTGTCGAGGGGCAGTGCTAGAGCATTTGAGAAGTGTGTATGATGAGCATGTGTCTGCATTTCTTCACAACCTGGAGACGGAGGGTAACGCCAACTCTGCTGTGAGCTCCAACCTGGAGGATATTATACAG gaGGTTCATGGTGTGCTATCTGAGTTCATCCGTCTTAACCCTCGAGCCTGGGCCCCTCTGGTGTCCACCTGGGCGGTGGATCTATTGGGCCAACTGAGCAGCAAACATGCTGGGCGAAGGGTGGCCCCTCACTCCTCAAGCCTCAATGAGCTGCTTCAACTCTGGATGTCCTGTGCTGCCACCCGGTCCCTTATGGAGGCCTACTCCCAGTGCTTGGCTGCGATGCTGGCCTGGTGTCCTGACGCCTGTGTGGATGCGCTGCTGGACACCTCAGTTCAGCACTCCCCGCATTTTGACTGGGTGGTTGCGCACATTGGATCTGCCTTCCCGGGTACTATTATCAGCCGAGTTTTAGCATGTGGACTAAAGGACTTCTGTTCTCATGGTGCTAAGGACCAAGGGCTGCTGGTAATGGGGCTGGATAAAGGCAGCAGAGTGCCCAAAATTGGCTCAGTGGTGGGAATCCTTGGACATCTTGCAGCACATCACTCAGACAGCATCCGGAAAGAGCTGCTTCGAATGTTTCAGGAGAGTCTGAGTCCATCAAGCCCTCTGTCTCCTACTTCATCCTCAACATCTTGGGAAAGTTCACCACAACTTCGTCGTGCTGCCGTcccatttctgctgcagctggctgCCATGTCCCCAAACCTCTTTGGTGCTGTGTCGGCAGAGCTGGTAGAGCTGTTGCGCCCTCCtgtcctgctccagctgcaggcCTTGCTGCAAGGCCTCCCCAGAGAGGAACTGGATAACATGCTAGGGCTAGCTGTGCACCTCATTAGTCAAAGCCCTTCAGGAGGTCCCCGTGTCCTCAGATTTCTGGCAGACACAGCGACCCCGGCTTCAGTCATCATCTCTGGACCAATGCCATCTCCTCATGAAGGAGTAAGAGAAGGTTGTGACCGGCTCCTCCAGATGTTGCTTCTGCATCTGCACAAACTAGTCTTTAACCGCTCTGATGGAGTTGAAGTGAACCCCCATCACTCACATTCATCTCAGCTCCAGAGGGTCATCCCCTTCTTAGAAGAACTACAGTCTCACGTAGGGCAGCTGTGTGCTGAGACACTGCGCCTGGAGAGGAAGCGTCACCTCTGGctgcatcagctgctgtgtctaCTGTCAGTGTATGGGGGTCCCAGTATAGCCACCGAGGCCCTCTGCCAGCTCCTCACCCAGGCCCGTAACCCAGAGGAGCTGGCTCTGGCTTGGCAGCTCCACACAACACTCTCCTCTTGCATGGCAGGACTTATCCCTGCCGCTGTAGCCCGCTGTGTGGCccaggtccacacacacacactggggccCCGACAACTGCGACAGCTGCTGCTTAACCTCGCTGCAGCCATCCAGAGTCAGGatgaagaaagaagaggagcagcaggtgcTCAGTCTTCCATGGCCATCCAGGTGGGCTCAGCAGTGTCAGGACACCTCCATGACTTTGGCCCGCTCCTCCTCCATGGTGACCCGGCTGTACCTCAAGCTGCAGTACGCCTCCTCTCCTGTAGCCCCCTCCCTCGAACTTCCTCCCCAGCACACCTACTCCTGCTCTCGCGTGCTGCTGTTACTTATTTCTTTCTGGCACTGCGAcggagaggagaagggaggaaGGTGGGTAGAGATGGAGGGCAAGCAGGTGAGGCAGTGAACTGCTCGGTTCAGCTTCTGTCCCGTTTTGCAGCATACTCTTCTCTTACCCTCAAGGCAGTACTTCAGCAGCTGGTTGAGGGAGCGCTACATAAAGGCAATGCTGACCTGTTTGGCGGGCAGATAGCAGACATGTCCGGTGCCCCGCTACCATCTCCTTCTGTGTCTGCTGACCTGGGAGCTTCTTTGCTGGATATCAACTGTCGGTTTGGTACCACCGTTAATTTCTCTGGTAGTGTGTGGTCAGTGTTTCACGCTGGAGTGATTGGCAAGGGACTGAAGGTTCGTGGTGCCACACAGCTGCCTGACCCATCTGGGGTTATCCAG aACGTCCAGACTCTGCTGGCTGTTATAGTCCAGTGTTGCAGCTCCTCTGGTCTCAACGGCTCACCATCACCACTCGACCTGGATGAACCACTGCCCATTAACGCGGAGGCAGCTAAGGTTGTTGCAGTCACATTGGTGGAAAATGTCTGTCCAGATGTGGCAAATGGAGAATTGTCCTGGCCCCCAGAGGAACATGCACGCACCACAGTGGAGCGTGACATCCACATCCGCCGTTGCTTTGAGGCCCACCCAGTGCTCTTCCCTCTGCTCCAGGTTGTGGCAGCTGGTCGCCCTGCTCTCTGCTACTGCTCAGCTGTGCTCAGAGGCCTGCTCGCCACTCTGCTGTCTCACTGGGAGGCATCCCGTGAGGCGTCATCTACAGGCTCCCCGTGGCACCTACAGGCCTCCTGCCTTCTGGTGTCCTGCATGGGTGAAGGCCAGCTCCTGCCTCCTGTGCTGGCCAATGTCCACGAAACGTTCCCCCACCTGACTCCCTTTGAGGTCAGGCTGCTGCTTCTGGCCGTGTGGGAGTATGTGAGGGGCAACGGGCCCATGCCGCAGAAATTTGTCTTCAGCTCAGAGAAGGGTCTTTTCTGTAGGGATTTCTCACGGGATGGTGATGTAGCAAGATATGTGGCACCAATTCACAGTGTTCTCCATAAAAACATTGATAGACTGGGTCACCTCTGCTGGCGCTTCCAGCTCTGA
- the LOC114442881 gene encoding HRAS-like suppressor 3 isoform X2, translated as MAPTLYDKKPEPGDLIEIFRGTYQHWAVYIGDGFVVHLAPPSEVPGAGANSVMSVLTEKAIVKKEELWDVVGTNQWMINNSLDEKYEPRLVHVILREARELVGEELPYCVFRKNCEHFANELRYGKAESRQVRKAGEVVMFAGLAAAVVGVVALAGALFGGKKENKNTE; from the exons ATGGCTCCAACCCTG TATGACAAGAAACCAGAGCCTGGAGATTTGATCGAGATCTTCCGTGGCACCTATCAGCACTGGGCTGTGTATATTGGTGATGGCTTTGTTGTTCATCTGGCACCACCCT cTGAGGTCCCGGGTGCAGGCGCCAACAGCGTGATGTCTGTCCTAACAGAGAAGGCCATAGTGAAGAAAGAGGAGCTGTGGGACGTGGTGGGAACCAACCAGTGGATGATCAACAACAGCCTGGATGAAAAGTACGAGCCTCGTCTAGTTCATGTCATTCTGAGAGAGGCCCGCGAGCTGGTTGGTGAGGAGCTGCCGTACTGTGTCTTCAGGAAGAACTGTGAACACTTTGCTAATGAGCTGCGCTACGGCAAGGCCGAGTCCCGGCAG GTGCGTAAGGCAGGTGAAGTGGTCATGTTCGCAggtctggctgctgctgtggtgggaGTGGTGGCTCTGGCAGGAGCTCTGTTTGggg
- the LOC114442881 gene encoding HRAS-like suppressor 3 isoform X1: MAPTLYDKKPEPGDLIEIFRGTYQHWAVYIGDGFVVHLAPPSEVPGAGANSVMSVLTEKAIVKKEELWDVVGTNQWMINNSLDEKYEPRLVHVILREARELVGEELPYCVFRKNCEHFANELRYGKAESRQVRKAGEVVMFAGLAAAVVGVVALAGALFGGKKENKNTE; the protein is encoded by the exons ATGGCTCCAACCCTG TATGACAAGAAACCAGAGCCTGGAGATTTGATCGAGATCTTCCGTGGCACCTATCAGCACTGGGCTGTGTATATTGGTGATGGCTTTGTTGTTCATCTGGCACCACCCT cTGAGGTCCCGGGTGCAGGCGCCAACAGCGTGATGTCTGTCCTAACAGAGAAGGCCATAGTGAAGAAAGAGGAGCTGTGGGACGTGGTGGGAACCAACCAGTGGATGATCAACAACAGCCTGGATGAAAAGTACGAGCCTCGTCTAGTTCATGTCATTCTGAGAGAGGCCCGCGAGCTGGTTGGTGAGGAGCTGCCGTACTGTGTCTTCAGGAAGAACTGTGAACACTTTGCTAATGAGCTGCGCTACGGCAAGGCCGAGTCCCGGCAG GTGCGTAAGGCAGGTGAAGTGGTCATGTTCGCAggtctggctgctgctgtggtgggaGTGGTGGCTCTGGCAGGAGCTCTGTTTGggggcaaaaaagaaaacaagaacacagaGTGA